From a region of the Fibrobacter sp. genome:
- a CDS encoding Gfo/Idh/MocA family oxidoreductase gives MKNLKFGILGCGYIAGKMAEAVKALENKDMGVELYAAAARDLTKAQTFAGEYGAQVAYGSYEDLANDSEVDLIYIATPHSHHCEHAKLCISAGRNILVEKAFCGNVKQSTEVMAMAHDKGVFLCEAMWTRFLPAVGIVRDWIAAGRIGEVQSVEADFSQPLTHVERLVNPALAGGALLDLGIYSLTFADLFLNEEGCRGNNSSCDSTADGNCVGIVGRDCANYGAPIANLDARCIKTDTGVDATDWINITYKNGKKAYLKCSIANPWHNEGIIYGTKGYIRVVNLNDMEELQVYDAAGQLVESVKPERICNCYEYEVLACRDALAKGDKECPEMTHYKTMEMMELMDSIRDRFGVSYPFEIAPGVTWDRSGNKSILQVFDIETGKITTLKKFDCVIEAPNWSTDGKYITYNSNGRIYKMDLVRGASDSNSNPGELAAGDITEVPSYYVDNCNNDHVLDPDGSGLYVSHHTKEDGQSRIYKIFFDGREPVLVTPLAPSYLHGITPDGKHLAYCAERNGEYDIYTIPTAGGNEKQLTTARGLNDGPEYDSKGEYIYFNSVRTGRMQAWRMKADGSKQEQLTFDEHWNTWFPHISPDLQKIVTVAYTEVDVKPGEHVPNKMVELRLMRRQSSCSQNGTCDAKPFGEPKTILKLFGGQGTVNVNSWAPDSRHFAFVIYEK, from the coding sequence ATGAAAAATTTGAAGTTCGGAATTCTTGGTTGCGGCTATATCGCTGGTAAGATGGCTGAAGCCGTTAAGGCATTGGAAAACAAGGACATGGGCGTGGAACTGTACGCCGCCGCCGCAAGGGACTTGACGAAGGCCCAGACATTTGCCGGTGAATACGGTGCACAGGTGGCTTACGGCAGTTACGAAGATTTGGCCAACGATTCCGAAGTGGACTTGATTTACATAGCAACGCCCCACTCCCACCATTGCGAACACGCAAAGCTCTGCATTAGCGCAGGCCGCAACATCCTGGTAGAAAAGGCTTTCTGCGGAAACGTAAAGCAGTCTACGGAAGTCATGGCCATGGCCCACGACAAGGGCGTATTCTTGTGCGAAGCCATGTGGACCAGATTCCTGCCTGCCGTAGGTATTGTTCGCGATTGGATTGCCGCAGGTCGCATCGGCGAAGTCCAGAGTGTGGAAGCAGATTTCTCCCAGCCGTTGACTCATGTGGAACGCCTGGTGAATCCGGCTTTGGCTGGTGGCGCCTTGCTGGACTTGGGCATTTACAGTTTGACTTTTGCAGACCTGTTCTTGAACGAAGAAGGCTGCCGCGGCAACAACTCTAGTTGTGACAGCACCGCTGATGGGAATTGCGTCGGCATTGTTGGTAGGGATTGCGCAAACTACGGCGCACCCATTGCAAACCTTGACGCACGCTGTATCAAGACGGATACCGGCGTGGATGCTACCGACTGGATCAACATCACTTACAAAAACGGCAAGAAGGCCTACCTTAAGTGTTCCATCGCAAACCCCTGGCATAACGAAGGCATCATCTACGGAACCAAGGGCTACATCCGCGTGGTGAATTTGAATGACATGGAAGAGTTGCAAGTTTATGATGCCGCCGGTCAGCTTGTAGAAAGCGTAAAGCCGGAGAGAATCTGCAACTGCTACGAGTACGAGGTATTGGCTTGCCGCGACGCTCTAGCCAAGGGCGACAAGGAATGCCCCGAAATGACGCACTACAAGACCATGGAAATGATGGAGTTGATGGATTCCATCCGCGACCGCTTTGGCGTCAGCTACCCCTTTGAAATTGCGCCTGGCGTTACCTGGGACCGCAGCGGCAACAAGTCCATTCTGCAGGTGTTCGACATCGAGACCGGAAAGATTACCACCCTCAAGAAATTCGACTGCGTCATCGAGGCTCCCAACTGGAGCACCGACGGAAAGTACATCACCTACAATAGCAACGGACGCATCTACAAGATGGACCTGGTCCGCGGCGCATCCGACAGCAACAGCAATCCCGGCGAACTTGCCGCAGGCGACATTACGGAAGTGCCCAGCTACTATGTAGACAACTGTAACAACGACCACGTTCTTGATCCTGATGGAAGCGGTCTATATGTAAGCCACCACACGAAAGAAGATGGCCAGTCCCGCATCTACAAGATTTTCTTTGACGGGCGCGAACCTGTGCTGGTGACGCCGCTGGCACCTAGCTACCTCCACGGAATCACGCCCGACGGAAAGCACCTGGCCTACTGCGCCGAACGTAACGGCGAATACGACATCTACACCATTCCTACCGCCGGCGGGAACGAAAAACAGCTGACGACAGCCCGGGGCCTCAATGACGGTCCGGAATACGACAGCAAGGGTGAATACATCTACTTCAATTCCGTACGCACCGGCCGCATGCAGGCCTGGCGCATGAAGGCAGACGGTTCCAAACAGGAACAGCTGACCTTCGACGAACATTGGAATACCTGGTTCCCCCACATTTCTCCGGACCTACAGAAGATCGTGACCGTGGCCTACACCGAGGTAGACGTAAAGCCTGGTGAACACGTTCCCAACAAGATGGTGGAACTACGCCTGATGCGCCGCCAGAGCTCCTGCAGTCAGAACGGTACCTGCGATGCAAAACCCTTTGGCGAACCCAAGACCATTCTGAAGCTGTTTGGAGGTCAGGGAACGGTAAACGTGAATTCCTGGGCACCCGACAGCAGGCATTTCGCCTTCGTCATTTACGAAAAGTAA
- the pgi gene encoding glucose-6-phosphate isomerase has protein sequence MSKLTDSQEWKALEAHSEVAKTWHMKELFAKDPSRAAKFSAEACGIFLDYSKNIITDETMAKLQDLLKAANFEDIRAKYFGGEKINTTEKRAVLHTALRYKGTESICVDGKDVMPEVRAVLKHMEDFTKLVRSGSWKGHTGKSIKYVVNIGIGGSDLGPVMVTEALKPYAEKPAAGETSPEVFFVSNIDGTHMAETLKKVNLEETLFIVASKTFTTLETMTNAQTAKEAVLKAFNGDEKSIAKHFVALSTNTEAVSAFGIDPANMFEFWNWVGGRYSLWSAIGLSIALRIGFDNYMKLHQGAYEMDQHFKTAPVEKNLPAILALVGVWYNNFFGASSYAMLPYDQYLHRLAAYFQQADMESNGKTVDRDSKRVNYQTGPILWGEPGTNGQHAFYQLIHQGTKMIPCDFIAPANSHNPVGDHHQKLLSNFFAQPEALMNGKTLAQAQEELRKAGKSEEEIAFLAPHKVFEGNKPTNSIMMDYVSPERLGALIAMYEHKIFTQGVIWNINSYDQWGVELGKQLAMKILPELKADTELKHDSSTNQLINWFKKNQK, from the coding sequence ATGTCTAAACTGACTGATTCTCAGGAATGGAAGGCTCTCGAAGCCCACTCCGAAGTTGCCAAGACTTGGCACATGAAGGAACTCTTCGCCAAGGACCCCAGCCGTGCTGCTAAGTTCAGCGCCGAAGCCTGCGGCATCTTCCTGGACTACTCCAAGAACATCATCACCGACGAAACCATGGCCAAGCTCCAGGATCTCCTGAAGGCTGCCAATTTCGAAGACATTCGCGCCAAGTACTTCGGCGGCGAAAAGATTAACACCACCGAAAAGCGCGCTGTGCTCCACACTGCTCTGCGTTACAAGGGTACCGAATCCATCTGCGTCGACGGCAAGGACGTTATGCCCGAAGTTCGTGCAGTTCTCAAGCACATGGAAGACTTCACCAAGCTGGTTCGTTCCGGTTCCTGGAAGGGCCACACCGGCAAGTCCATCAAGTACGTCGTGAACATCGGTATCGGCGGTTCCGACCTGGGCCCCGTGATGGTTACCGAAGCCCTCAAGCCCTATGCTGAAAAGCCGGCTGCAGGCGAAACTTCTCCGGAAGTGTTCTTCGTTTCCAACATCGATGGCACCCACATGGCTGAAACCCTGAAGAAGGTGAACCTGGAAGAAACCCTCTTCATCGTAGCATCCAAGACCTTCACCACCCTCGAAACCATGACCAACGCACAGACCGCCAAGGAAGCTGTGCTGAAGGCCTTCAATGGTGACGAAAAGTCCATCGCAAAGCACTTCGTTGCTCTTTCCACCAACACCGAAGCCGTTTCCGCTTTCGGTATCGACCCGGCCAACATGTTCGAATTCTGGAACTGGGTTGGCGGCCGCTACTCCCTGTGGTCTGCAATCGGTCTGTCCATCGCTCTGCGCATCGGCTTCGACAATTACATGAAGCTCCACCAGGGTGCATACGAAATGGATCAGCACTTCAAGACTGCTCCGGTGGAAAAGAACCTCCCCGCTATCCTCGCCCTCGTCGGTGTGTGGTACAACAACTTCTTCGGCGCATCCAGCTACGCCATGCTGCCCTACGACCAGTACCTCCATCGTCTGGCTGCCTACTTCCAGCAGGCTGACATGGAATCCAACGGCAAGACTGTTGACCGCGACTCCAAGCGCGTGAACTACCAGACTGGCCCGATCCTCTGGGGCGAACCGGGCACCAACGGCCAGCATGCCTTCTACCAGCTGATCCACCAGGGCACCAAGATGATTCCTTGCGACTTCATCGCTCCGGCAAACAGCCACAACCCTGTTGGCGATCACCACCAGAAGCTGCTCTCCAACTTCTTCGCACAGCCCGAAGCTCTCATGAACGGCAAGACCCTCGCACAGGCTCAGGAAGAACTCCGCAAGGCCGGCAAGTCTGAAGAAGAAATCGCTTTCCTCGCTCCGCACAAGGTGTTCGAAGGCAACAAGCCCACCAACTCCATCATGATGGACTACGTTTCTCCGGAACGTCTGGGCGCCCTCATCGCCATGTACGAACACAAGATCTTCACCCAGGGCGTAATCTGGAACATCAACAGCTACGACCAGTGGGGTGTTGAACTGGGTAAGCAGCTGGCCATGAAGATCCTCCCGGAACTGAAGGCTGACACCGAACTCAAGCACGATTCCTCTACCAACCAGCTCATCAACTGGTTCAAGAAGAATCAGAAGTAA
- a CDS encoding sigma-70 family RNA polymerase sigma factor, whose protein sequence is MSFKPADHIILKRIKEGSREALALLWQAHSANVLNLAFRMMKDRDQAEDILMDVFVLVPKAVKGFRGESALSTWLYRLTVNACLMKLRAQKRHHELEEEKFDTIIEEAFGKSDVQSDIGFDPQLLTLGMNELPAETRSMLWLKDAEDLSVNDLAEIYSMPEGTIKARLSRARNFMRNFLKERIYARQQA, encoded by the coding sequence ATGAGTTTTAAACCAGCCGATCACATCATCCTTAAAAGAATAAAGGAAGGGAGCCGCGAAGCCCTGGCCCTGCTTTGGCAGGCGCACAGCGCCAACGTGCTGAATCTCGCCTTCCGCATGATGAAGGATCGGGACCAGGCCGAGGACATCCTGATGGACGTATTTGTCCTGGTGCCCAAGGCTGTCAAAGGGTTTCGCGGCGAGTCCGCCCTAAGCACCTGGCTGTACAGGCTTACCGTCAACGCCTGCCTCATGAAACTGAGAGCGCAAAAACGCCATCACGAGCTTGAAGAAGAAAAGTTCGACACCATTATAGAGGAAGCCTTCGGCAAGAGCGACGTTCAAAGCGATATCGGATTTGACCCGCAGCTGCTAACCCTCGGGATGAACGAGCTGCCGGCAGAAACACGAAGCATGCTCTGGCTAAAGGACGCCGAGGATTTGAGCGTAAACGACCTGGCAGAAATCTACAGCATGCCCGAAGGCACAATCAAGGCTCGCCTCAGCCGCGCTAGAAACTTTATGAGGAACTTCCTGAAGGAGCGAATTTATGCAAGACAACAAGCTTGA
- a CDS encoding DUF1538 domain-containing protein: MLKILQDKLKEAFTSVLPVALIVLVVSFTPLVTLSIKEMVVFSACAVFLVLGIGLFNLGADLAMTPMGEHVGAGLAKSRRLLLLASVCFVMGVLITVAEPDLSVLAEQVKAAVNPGLLIGTVGVGVGLFLLLSILKIVFKKDLSSIIIFFYMVLFMLGMLMISMGKAVFVPLAFDSGGVTTGPITVPFIMALGVGVAGAIGGRHANENSFGLIALCSIGPILALMGLLLFSKGDLSYQLSESAYSIDASLGWNFIYTVLGVAKEVIVALGLIVVFFTVLQVTVLKLTRAKLVQIGFGIVYTFVGLVIFLTAVAVGFMPIGFELGQQLARMPRALVVAGFIIGMVVVLAEPAVHVLNKQVEEITGGLVTKKSMLIALSVGVGISIGLSMLRLIMGFPLIYYLIPGYFISLGLSFFVPKLYTAIAFDSGGVASGPLTSSFILPLAIGACAAIHDGGDSILSYAFGIVAMVAMTPLITIQILGFKAIVSRTLRNRMMMRRIQDADDEQIIDFV, translated from the coding sequence ATGCTGAAAATCCTGCAGGACAAGTTAAAGGAAGCCTTCACGTCGGTGCTACCCGTAGCGCTGATTGTGCTCGTGGTGTCCTTTACGCCCTTGGTGACCTTGTCCATTAAGGAAATGGTCGTTTTTTCCGCTTGTGCCGTTTTCCTGGTTCTTGGAATAGGCCTGTTCAATCTTGGGGCGGATTTGGCTATGACGCCCATGGGAGAACATGTGGGTGCCGGTCTTGCAAAGTCCCGCCGGCTTCTGCTCTTGGCTTCCGTATGCTTTGTGATGGGAGTCCTTATTACCGTTGCGGAGCCGGACTTGTCTGTTTTGGCTGAGCAGGTGAAGGCTGCTGTGAACCCCGGGCTCTTGATTGGAACTGTGGGCGTTGGCGTCGGTCTGTTCCTTCTTTTGTCTATTCTGAAGATTGTTTTCAAGAAGGATCTTTCCTCCATCATCATTTTCTTCTACATGGTTTTGTTCATGTTGGGAATGCTGATGATTTCCATGGGCAAGGCTGTCTTTGTTCCCCTGGCTTTTGATTCTGGTGGAGTTACCACTGGCCCCATTACGGTGCCCTTCATTATGGCTCTAGGTGTAGGTGTGGCCGGTGCCATCGGCGGCAGGCATGCAAATGAAAACAGCTTCGGTCTTATTGCCCTTTGCAGTATTGGACCTATCTTGGCCCTGATGGGGTTGCTGCTTTTCTCGAAGGGGGATTTGTCCTACCAGCTTTCTGAAAGCGCTTATTCCATTGACGCAAGTCTTGGTTGGAATTTTATCTATACGGTCCTAGGGGTTGCGAAGGAAGTGATTGTGGCCCTCGGGCTGATTGTTGTCTTCTTTACCGTTTTGCAAGTGACTGTACTTAAGCTGACAAGGGCCAAGCTGGTACAGATTGGTTTTGGCATTGTCTATACCTTTGTGGGCCTGGTGATTTTCCTTACGGCAGTGGCTGTTGGTTTTATGCCCATTGGCTTTGAACTGGGGCAGCAGTTGGCAAGAATGCCCAGGGCACTGGTTGTTGCGGGCTTTATCATCGGCATGGTGGTGGTGCTGGCGGAACCTGCAGTGCATGTTTTGAACAAACAGGTCGAAGAGATTACAGGCGGTCTTGTGACCAAGAAGTCCATGCTTATTGCACTTTCCGTGGGCGTGGGCATTTCCATCGGTCTTTCCATGCTTCGCCTGATTATGGGTTTCCCTCTTATCTATTACTTGATTCCCGGCTACTTTATTTCTCTTGGCTTGTCCTTCTTTGTTCCGAAGCTTTATACGGCCATCGCCTTTGACTCCGGTGGAGTTGCCAGCGGTCCCTTGACTTCCAGCTTTATATTGCCCTTGGCTATTGGCGCCTGCGCTGCCATTCACGATGGTGGCGATTCCATCTTGAGTTACGCTTTCGGTATTGTGGCAATGGTTGCAATGACGCCCTTGATTACTATCCAGATTCTTGGCTTTAAGGCCATTGTCTCTAGAACCCTTCGTAACCGTATGATGATGCGTCGTATCCAGGATGCGGATGACGAACAGATTATTGATTTTGTGTAG
- a CDS encoding P-II family nitrogen regulator, with protein sequence MNGFNHEVIFCIVNKGFSEMVMDAAKEAGARGGTILNARGTANKEAESFFHIAIQPEKEIVMILVDAKIKDAVLHSLYQKAGLDTMGQGIAFTLPVDNVVGLTPWKVDASKAAEKSASEKGDKEDTSIAARLTQKMVAIVYPEKKTEEKKED encoded by the coding sequence ATGAACGGATTCAATCACGAAGTCATCTTTTGCATTGTGAATAAGGGGTTCTCCGAAATGGTCATGGACGCTGCCAAGGAAGCTGGCGCCCGCGGCGGTACCATTTTGAATGCTCGCGGAACGGCAAACAAGGAAGCGGAATCCTTCTTCCACATTGCAATCCAACCTGAAAAGGAAATCGTCATGATTCTTGTGGATGCAAAGATCAAGGATGCCGTACTCCATTCCCTGTACCAGAAGGCTGGCCTTGACACCATGGGCCAGGGCATTGCCTTTACCCTTCCGGTAGACAATGTGGTTGGTCTTACCCCCTGGAAGGTCGATGCCTCCAAGGCGGCGGAAAAGTCCGCATCCGAAAAGGGCGACAAGGAAGATACTTCCATTGCGGCTCGCCTTACCCAGAAGATGGTGGCCATTGTCTATCCCGAAAAGAAGACCGAAGAAAAGAAAGAAGACTAA
- the dacB gene encoding D-alanyl-D-alanine carboxypeptidase/D-alanyl-D-alanine-endopeptidase, which yields MKRSVFATLFAVVLSVGSTFANFVPDSFQVYVDSLVPGSRYGLSIRSVKTGKELVSIRGEERFTPASSLKSLTTAAAIHFLPLDYEPKTYVSLNGSVQKGVFTGKVNIRGEGDPNFSGRYYADPFHVLYAMVDSIRALGVDTIRGRIDLDSSYYKGPWKAEHWRKNFYDAWYGAEIAPLGFNDNCEVIRFKPGKEIGDTAHVEVIPDVGYVTLKNELVTVKGRKKGWTWALDPVKSEITIGGTIGVNVDSAQLVLPIRNPVGFFNAAFAYALKERGVVYESKDNVPDGIEIKRFSYSAAPFLSILDEINQRSQNMHAETLFRNMGAQVSGEGSVDGGRAAEQKFLSEIGLDPSDFEVWDGCGLSPKNKVKPSVETMLLAKMARHPKGSYYINSFAGPGLGTGGKRQLDNPYPWLTRFKTGFIGEVHALVGYVFPMDGDTLTMAMYLNETGKNPDATLKDVLDTLWTRVVMQVNDHYASLMEMKSLWISGQNVRGLANRLDYFSKSLIGKPYLLGPMGESYLDSIENKPLVNLDSVDCVTYVEHALALALATSEEKVFGVHQQIRYLDGKIDYAHRKHYLLNDWVGEGKFAKVIPLPGDTTIQRTMPKKDFFKAKGIKRKEEDKPMDIRYLPYDRALELMSKPYEGPFMVVGIAYIGKFDKIDATHTGFVILRPGELPMVRHASSLKKRVIEQPLNEYLESRRGKLPGITLFEFKQP from the coding sequence GGTCTATGTGGATTCCTTGGTTCCGGGTTCTCGATATGGTTTGTCCATTCGTTCCGTAAAGACGGGAAAGGAACTTGTGAGTATTCGTGGTGAAGAACGTTTTACTCCCGCAAGTTCTCTAAAGTCCTTGACTACGGCTGCAGCCATTCATTTTCTGCCCTTGGATTATGAGCCCAAGACCTATGTATCTTTGAATGGAAGCGTCCAAAAGGGAGTGTTCACCGGCAAGGTGAATATTCGTGGCGAAGGAGACCCGAACTTTTCCGGCCGTTATTATGCGGATCCGTTCCATGTGCTGTATGCCATGGTGGATTCTATTCGCGCCTTGGGTGTTGATACCATCCGCGGTCGCATTGACTTGGATTCCAGTTATTACAAGGGTCCTTGGAAAGCGGAGCACTGGCGCAAGAATTTTTACGACGCCTGGTATGGTGCAGAAATAGCTCCGCTAGGCTTCAATGACAACTGCGAAGTAATCCGTTTCAAGCCCGGCAAGGAGATTGGCGATACTGCCCACGTGGAAGTGATTCCCGATGTGGGTTATGTAACCTTGAAAAATGAGTTGGTTACGGTGAAGGGTAGAAAGAAGGGCTGGACATGGGCCCTTGATCCGGTGAAGTCCGAGATTACCATTGGCGGAACTATCGGTGTGAATGTGGATTCTGCCCAGCTTGTACTTCCCATCAGGAACCCTGTTGGCTTTTTCAATGCGGCCTTTGCCTACGCACTTAAGGAACGCGGTGTCGTTTATGAGAGTAAGGACAATGTGCCCGATGGGATTGAGATCAAGAGATTTTCCTATTCTGCAGCACCGTTCCTTAGCATCCTGGATGAAATCAATCAGCGTAGCCAGAATATGCACGCAGAGACCCTGTTCCGTAACATGGGCGCCCAGGTGTCCGGAGAAGGTAGCGTTGATGGTGGCCGTGCTGCAGAACAGAAATTTCTGAGTGAAATCGGTCTTGATCCTTCTGACTTTGAAGTTTGGGATGGATGTGGTCTTTCGCCAAAGAACAAGGTCAAGCCCTCTGTTGAAACCATGCTGCTTGCAAAGATGGCTCGTCATCCCAAGGGCAGTTACTACATCAACAGTTTTGCTGGCCCTGGCCTAGGTACCGGTGGCAAGCGCCAGTTGGACAATCCTTATCCCTGGCTGACTCGCTTCAAGACTGGCTTCATCGGGGAAGTCCATGCGTTGGTTGGCTACGTGTTCCCTATGGATGGGGATACGCTCACTATGGCCATGTATCTAAACGAAACAGGCAAGAATCCCGATGCCACCTTGAAGGATGTTCTTGATACCTTGTGGACCCGCGTAGTGATGCAGGTTAACGACCATTATGCATCCCTTATGGAAATGAAGTCTCTCTGGATTTCGGGGCAGAATGTTCGTGGCCTGGCAAATCGCCTTGACTATTTCAGCAAGTCACTTATCGGTAAGCCCTACCTTCTGGGCCCTATGGGCGAAAGCTATCTGGATTCCATCGAGAACAAGCCCCTTGTAAATCTGGATTCTGTTGACTGTGTTACCTACGTTGAACACGCCTTGGCTCTGGCTCTTGCCACCAGTGAGGAAAAAGTGTTTGGTGTTCATCAGCAGATTCGTTACCTTGACGGGAAGATTGACTATGCTCATCGCAAGCATTACTTGTTGAACGACTGGGTGGGCGAGGGCAAGTTTGCAAAGGTGATTCCTCTTCCAGGAGACACTACGATTCAGCGCACCATGCCGAAGAAGGACTTCTTCAAGGCCAAGGGAATTAAGCGCAAGGAAGAAGACAAACCTATGGATATCCGCTACCTGCCTTATGACAGGGCCTTGGAATTGATGAGCAAGCCTTACGAAGGCCCGTTCATGGTTGTAGGCATTGCATACATTGGTAAGTTTGATAAGATAGATGCGACTCACACAGGTTTTGTGATTTTACGCCCTGGGGAACTCCCTATGGTTCGACATGCATCTTCCTTGAAAAAACGTGTTATAGAACAGCCTTTGAATGAGTATCTGGAAAGCCGTCGCGGCAAACTTCCGGGAATAACCCTGTTTGAATTTAAGCAGCCCTAA